A region of the Parambassis ranga chromosome 24, fParRan2.1, whole genome shotgun sequence genome:
GGTTGCTTGACTGTAGCGTAACACGAGCTgccagctaacattagcttgctAGCATAAATGTGTCTCAAATGTTAAATAGCTATTTGTAGGTCCGCGGGTTTTCCCACTCTGTTTAAGAAATAAGCAACTTATTTCAGTGATTTCAAGGAATCGTATTTGTATGTGCTCTGCTGCTACATTGTCAGTTATATGGTAACTTCTTTGTCATTGCTAGTGAATGATCAATGCAGCTAGCATGTTTTCTGTAATtagttttaattacatttttcgAAATATATGTTTTATCTGTTTCAGGCTGCTATTAAAAGCAAACTACAAGAGCTCGGTGCATACATTGGTAAGTAATAAGTGAAAAATCAATGATGGCCTCTGATACAGTAGCTACTCGATGCATTACTCACTGAGCTTTTTTTCAAATTCAGATGAAGAACTCCCAGACTACATCATGGTAATGGTGGCAAACAAGAAAACCTCTGAACAAATGGCTGACGATCTTTCTCTTTTCCTCGGAAACAACACTGTGAAGTTCACAACCTGGTACGAGCCAAACggttttcagatttttttacagtatgtAAACAGAATAACGAACTTTTTTGTAACATCATTAATTTTTTGGTTTAATTTAGGTTGCAGGGTGTCCTAGAGAAACTAAGATCTGTTGCAGGAGGTAAGTTAGTCTCTGAGTTCTTGGATCTTGCCACTTTTTACCCTTTAAAGTAACAATGCTGTGAGTTGTGCTGTGACATCCGCGTTCATTTCAGCTCATGTTTTCTTCTCCTGCTTACCTGTATAATTGTTTTAGAGCCTGCATCCCTCAAAtatcagctgcagtctgacagTGCTACCGTGGCAGAGAAGAGTCGATCTTATGTTGGtgaaaacagcagagcagatgaGTCTAAAGTGTTGACCGTGTCCAGCTCACGTTCTGATAGGAATGAAGCCCGCGTTTCCAGTTCAGCTCATGAAAAGAGGTTACTGATTTTTGTAAGATCATTACGCTTATATTGTTAACATTTCTTGTCTATAAAAACATTAATATTCTTCTGTGTTTTATCAGAAGGGGGGCCTTGGAAAAGAGCTCCTCTCGGCTGACCTCCACTGTTAAGCCCCTCATGGAGCTACTCCCCTCTGAAGCTGTTCTTGACATCAAACCAGAGATGGATGATGACCTTATTGGTGAGGACTCTGTCGAAACTGGTGCCAACCATGGTCGTGCACGCAGTGCAGCTAGCAGACCCTCAATTGAAATCTACAGGCCTGGACAGAGCAAGTTTACAGAAGGATCCTCGCACACCAGGCAGCAGGACAACAGTAGCAGCAGAACCTCCAGAACTGGATCCAGCAAGGTGctgttttacaataaaatatcGTGCTTTCAAAGATCAGTAAACACTTGCACTATCGGCTAATTATTGAATTGTTATAACTTTGTGTTTAGCAAGAAGAGTCACGGAAAAGGAAAGCACCAGTGGCGAGTTCAGTTGTGCGGGTGAGCCGAGAAACAGATGAGGACAGTGAtgatgcagaagaagaagatgatacAAGCTATGTTGGCCGAGGCCTGTCCAGCAGAGTATCCCTACCCTCCAAACCAGAACGGAAGTTAGTATTAACACCTCATGTAAAACTTGGCCTCAGAAGTTGTAGGAGTGAAGGGCATGTTCAGGGCAGATCTCATCTTAGTGTCTGCATTGTTATATGTTTGCACTCAAGGTgcaggtttttttcttctcagtaAAGAGAACCGAAACAATGTTAAATCCCACACTGTTCTTTGTTTTaacagttgttgtttttattgtttcagACCTACTCTTCCCCCAGCCAAACAAGCCAACAGAAACCTGATACTAAAGGCTATCTCTGAGGCACAGGACTCTATCACCAAAACTACAGCCTATCCAACAAGTATGTTTCCTGCTGACGCACACATAACCACAAACATCCTGTTGTTTAACTTCAGGACGAAGTCGATGTTATCACTCAGATCTTGATCTTTCCCAGCAGtaccacagagacagactgttCCGGTGGCACCTCGTACTCGCTTGGCCTCTACCGAAGAGATGACGGCAGCTATCCAGCTAGTCCAGGAGcacctccacagcctggctccCAGAGTGCAGGGCTCAGCCTCTACAGATCTACCTCCCTCCAGAGTACCTGGTCTGTATGAAGGCTAACTAGTCTACAGcattgtgtggttgtgttgtgggcatcatttaaatgtgcagtgtttaaaaaCATCAAGGTGCAGTTAGGTCATATTAATGATAAATAGAAGTTTACAGCATGAAAAAAGAAATCAAGTCACTGAAGCACTGCGTGTGAATTAAGGATAAAGGGATACATGGTGGTGTTCTACAGTTCTCATTGTTTTATATTAAAATTTAGGACAACTggagactttttttctgtttcaggagTTACTGTAAtgatttaattttgtttttccactcaGCTCCAACCAGATCATTAGCCTCACGCCTTCAGTTGGAAAACAGAGATTTAAGAGAGCAGAATGCATACGGTGAGTCTTGGAAAAACAGACACGACTTGCATTGCAATCTGTTGTCCTAAACAGCTTTACAACGTTATAACTTCGTTTAATACTTTTGCTTTTGTTGCGCCTTAAGGTGTGGAGGTCATGGGGAACAGCGAGACAAAGCCTTTTGACACGCGTTCCTTCATCGTGAGCCGACCGCAACTGGAAGAAACTCCAGTTAGAAGTCAGCAGCATGTCCAGTCTGCTATACCACGCACTGTTCAatccaggtacacacacatttatatttttatgccCTGATGATTTCTTCATTTCTGTGTAGAAATGTGCACAACATTGCTATATtataatgttttcttttctgtgggTTTCTTTCTCACACTAGTAAGGAAAGAGGGGACAGCCCTAAATTCATTGTAACATTAGATGGGGTGCCAAGCCCACTGGGAAACGTAGACATGGAGATGGAGCTGGACGATGTGAGGCCTCCCGTAAAGGTCACTGAGGCAACCAGCCTTGTCCACAGAGAGCCCAaagtcagcatacttcacaggCTACAGGGAGTGGTCACATCATCAGAAGGTGAGGGGTCTTATCTTTTTTGACCTCTGGGATACAACTGCAATTATCACAGTAGACTTTATTGATGTGTCTTTAGTATACTTACTTTAAGTACTTTCTACTTATATATTTTCTACTTCTACTTAATATTTTAGTCCTGTTCTTTACATATAACTTTACATTCGGCCGACCTGTTACAGATGATGTGATAGAAGCAGAGATggctgaggatgatgatgttCCTGTAAAGAAACAGAAGGTTTTGGAGCGCTGCAAGTTCTGGCCGGTCTGTAAAAGTGGAGACGAGTGTCCGTACCATCACCCAACGACACAGTGCAAGTGAGTAAAACACAAAGACCTTTTTGTCTCATTCAGTCTTCATTGATtaactgtgtgtattttgtttttatcaagCACTTTTCCCAACTGCAAGTATGGGGAGAAATGCATCTTTGTGCACCCTAACTGTAAATACGACGCCAGGTGTACAAGGCCAGACTGTCCCTTCACTCACGTCAGCCGCAGGAGCGCTGTCACACCTGCACCCAGACCAAGTACTCTCTTTTTAtaattaaatattttctgtACAGCCACAATTTaacaacacactgactgttAAACATGGCTTTTTACCAGCTTAATTCTAACTGATGAGGTAAATCCAGACTGacattttcattaaaatgtgatTCATTAAGCAGTACTTCATTGTTTAGTATTGATGTGTAGCATGGTGTTACTACTGCTTCATGGCAGACACAGATACTATACTGTTTATATGAGACACCCATTTGTAGTTCTTCGTACATACCTCATGGGCCTTAGTGCAGATGAAGAAACATTAACATAAAGCTTCATAAATTATATACAGACTGAAATACATTCCACACACCAGTCTGTATCTTAACTTGGCTCTTTGTGTTCACAGCTGTGCCACAAGTGCAAACCGCCAGTGTGTGTCGCTTTTTCCCCGAGTGTAAGAAGATGGACTGTCCTTTTTTCCACCCCAGGGTAATCACAAGTGCAGCTTTGAACACGTGATATTAGTGCATGCTGCATTTGGGgctttgaaatgtttttactgaccaGGATTTTGCTCTCTCCTTTACTGCAGCCCTGTCGCTTTGCATGGCAGTGTAAACGAGCTGGATGTACATTCTACCACCCAACCACAGCTGTGCCTCCGAGACACGCTCTGAAGTGGACAAAAACGCAGATcaggtgaaaacacacagctaaTACCAAGTCTACTTGGTGTGTCAGAAGACAAAAGAGTGTCCAGTTAAGCTCATCTATTAATTTGCAGATTTTCTGCATATactaaattcttttttttctctctcacagcTAATAAgtccacacagtgacagatgTCTACTGGTCAGCGTGTGAagcagtggaggatgttctTTATCTGTCTCCATTCATTTTCATTATTACTTTTAACTGTGTTTTGAAAAGCGTTCTGTTTTTGTGACgcacaaaaaatgaaaacaaaaataattgaCCTCATCTTTTGTGTCATGTTCTTTCTGCCTTTACTGACAAATAAAGGACAACACAGTGAGGATAGTTGGTGACTTGTTTATTGAACATTTTATTCTCTATATATATGACATGAAGATCATGCACCATCAAATGCTGTCAGACTCTTGAGATTTATATGTATTGTTGattgaaaacacagaaaaagtgCCTGTTTATGAAGATATTTGCATTTTATGAGCCTTCGTTTGAGCTGTAGCTGTATTTAATGATTGTTTCAGTGTAACACTACAGCTGCAGTAACAGGGCCTAACGATAgccatttcaatcatgagagactcagcgaactgaatgaggaaagatttattataataaaataattttagaATGTGCATGTGACCAaatccgaaaaggggggaagCGCAACAGGAGAGGCCACAAGATCAGAAGACACccctgggtctagacctggtggaggtggtggaaaagctggagagcaggagaaagaaggCCTTGAACTGGCATGAATCTGGTGGTGTTcgtggtggaggagggttggCTGAGTTGATCAGAAGAcggctggagaagagacaaaaAGCTTTTAAATTGCTTCctaagctgtgattggacagGAGAGGggcagatcgacagctgattggtgagggaggggCTCTCTATTAATCACCTGACTAAGTGGAaggtagagagagggagagcagtggagtgagggatagaaaaatcagaatcagaaatactttattgatcccagggggaaattgctttcattccaggtgctccatgtatactcaaaaaagacaggttagaaatataaataaggtaaagtagtaagcgtaaaataaaaataaaacctaataaattctaaacattaataaacattcaagtcaaaaAAAATGAGGGAGAGGTTAGGGATAAATGATAAATTACatgaaacagagtcttcctgattgaacttacgccaAGAGCTACACGTGTGATCAGTCATATTGTACTTCAGCCACAGAAAAAGATAACATTTACTGCAGCCGTGCCTGAATCTCACAGCATTTTGATGTGTTTCCACAATTAAAAACTGGACCATCTCATACTGCAGTCAACGTAAAGCTAATATGTCAAACTTACCTGTCCACTGTCACCTGTCAATCTTGAGCAAACTTTACCCCTTAACTAATGCCGTGCCAGTAAAATAAGTAATTGAATACTTTTTTGAGCTAACCTAATAACAACATTCACAACAGTCAAGGGCTCTTCCTCCTAAAGTGATTTTGTCCCTTTTGTCCTAAAGCACCTGGAGATCACTTTACTATGCAAATAATTTAGAGTTGATCTAAATTTAAAAACCCTCTGACATTTATTTCAATTGTTTGAGTGGAACACCTCAACCTTTTTCCACATTAGCAGTGACATTTATGCTCAACTGGAGCAAAAGGTGCTGTCAGCTGCTGAAAACACCTGCGTGGGTGTTCAGGGCCTTtgagctgtgttttgtttgtttaattttaaactgtgtttacaaaaaactaattttaacaGATTTATGTTATAATATATGTAAAATATTCAAACACTCAGACTTACCTTTTTTACTTTATTGAACAATACAGCATAACATGACATGTGCTCCTTATATTTTTAAACACTATTCTAAGACTTCCTGTGTGCAATGCCGACTTCCGGTTGACGTCACTAGTTAGAGTTAAAAGGTCTGTGAATGAGACTGAAGATCGCCGGGTGCGGTGGCGCGCGCCTGTAATCCAAGTCACTGGGAGGCTGAGGCTGGCGGATCGATTGAGCTCAGgagctctgagctgcagtggaCTATGCCGATCGGGTGTCCGCGCTAAGTTCGGTATCGATATGGTGTTCCTGGGGGAGCTCGGGACCACCAGGTCGCCTAAGGAGGGGTGCACCGGCCCAGGTCGGAAACGGAGCAGGTCAAAGCCCCCGTGCCGCTCAGTAGTGGGTTCGCGCCCGTGAATAGACGCTGTAGTGCAGCCTGAGTAATACAGCGGGACCCATTCTTTTTACACTCctgacaccaacacacacaacagctatTATATCTTTACGCCACACCGCAGCTCCATCCTCACTTATTTGTCGTTTTATTTCCATAAAAAACAGTCACaaagcagctgctctgcttgTCCTACACCGCCTCCTACTGGATGACAGCCGCAACTACAACTACCAGACTCGACCCTGACACACAGGTGGAGcatatttaaaaacatcaacagtgaAGAGGACAAGAGGTGTTTTTGTGTACGGTATGAAAACATCCTTTGTTAAAACATAAGTAGTAAGCAGAACATATAGACAGATTTGATATCAAAAACATTAAGAGAAAAGCAATTTAGTTGAATATTTTGAACTACTAGCAAGCTACCTACATAAAGTGTACCTAAGTAGCTAAGATAGCTGTCATCATTTTTAGAATAGTCTCTACCATGCGAGGAAGCATCTGTAGCTAATAACAAATCACTGTCCACctgccatttttttgtttttttttttgttttatgttatcTATTTTATAAAAAATCCTAACCATCAATACAGGCCAGATATTAATACTTAATGTTTGAGAGCTACATCTTTTTGCTAGGTGAGCTAAATTGCTGACTCTGTAGCATTGCagatttacattattttttatctttttcatcttttttcagCGTGCTGTACAAAATAGTGTGAGACAAGTATTtacaatgtttacatttaaattgaTTAGActtcaaataaacacaataCTACACTGATTATAACTTGCAAATGAGTAGGCTTGTGCCAATAAAAGCGAGAAGCCATATTTTCACAGACTGGACTTTACACATCTAGAGTGACTCATAGATGTCCTTTATTTTGAAGCAAACCCACAGCATGTGCGGTTATTGCTATGTTGGCTGTCAGTGGTGTCTAAATGATTTTTCAATAATTTGGTG
Encoded here:
- the zc3h14 gene encoding zinc finger CCCH domain-containing protein 14 isoform X3 — protein: MEIGAEISKKIRAAIKSKLQELGAYIDEELPDYIMVMVANKKTSEQMADDLSLFLGNNTVKFTTWLQGVLEKLRSVAGEPASLKYQLQSDSATVAEKSRSYVGENSRADESKVLTVSSSRSDRNEARVSSSAHEKRGALEKSSSRLTSTVKPLMELLPSEAVLDIKPEMDDDLIGEDSVETGANHGRARSAASRPSIEIYRPGQSKFTEGSSHTRQQDNSSSRTSRTGSSKQEESRKRKAPVASSVVRVSRETDEDSDDAEEEDDTSYVGRGLSSRVSLPSKPERKPTLPPAKQANRNLILKAISEAQDSITKTTAYPTTVPQRQTVPVAPRTRLASTEEMTAAIQLVQEHLHSLAPRVQGSASTDLPPSRVPAPTRSLASRLQLENRDLREQNAYGVEVMGNSETKPFDTRSFIVSRPQLEETPVRSQQHVQSAIPRTVQSSKERGDSPKFIVTLDGVPSPLGNVDMEMELDDVRPPVKVTEATSLVHREPKVSILHRLQGVVTSSEDDVIEAEMAEDDDVPVKKQKVLERCKFWPVCKSGDECPYHHPTTQCNTFPNCKYGEKCIFVHPNCKYDARCTRPDCPFTHVSRRSAVTPAPRPTVPQVQTASVCRFFPECKKMDCPFFHPRPCRFAWQCKRAGCTFYHPTTAVPPRHALKWTKTQIS
- the zc3h14 gene encoding zinc finger CCCH domain-containing protein 14 isoform X1, with amino-acid sequence MEIGAEISKKIRAAIKSKLQELGAYIDEELPDYIMVMVANKKTSEQMADDLSLFLGNNTVKFTTWLQGVLEKLRSVAGEPASLKYQLQSDSATVAEKSRSYVGENSRADESKVLTVSSSRSDRNEARVSSSAHEKRRGALEKSSSRLTSTVKPLMELLPSEAVLDIKPEMDDDLIGEDSVETGANHGRARSAASRPSIEIYRPGQSKFTEGSSHTRQQDNSSSRTSRTGSSKQEESRKRKAPVASSVVRVSRETDEDSDDAEEEDDTSYVGRGLSSRVSLPSKPERKPTLPPAKQANRNLILKAISEAQDSITKTTAYPTTVPQRQTVPVAPRTRLASTEEMTAAIQLVQEHLHSLAPRVQGSASTDLPPSRVPAPTRSLASRLQLENRDLREQNAYGVEVMGNSETKPFDTRSFIVSRPQLEETPVRSQQHVQSAIPRTVQSSKERGDSPKFIVTLDGVPSPLGNVDMEMELDDVRPPVKVTEATSLVHREPKVSILHRLQGVVTSSEDDVIEAEMAEDDDVPVKKQKVLERCKFWPVCKSGDECPYHHPTTQCNTFPNCKYGEKCIFVHPNCKYDARCTRPDCPFTHVSRRSAVTPAPRPTVPQVQTASVCRFFPECKKMDCPFFHPRPCRFAWQCKRAGCTFYHPTTAVPPRHALKWTKTQIS
- the zc3h14 gene encoding zinc finger CCCH domain-containing protein 14 isoform X2, which encodes MEIGAEISKKIRAAIKSKLQELGAYIDEELPDYIMVMVANKKTSEQMADDLSLFLGNNTVKFTTWLQGVLEKLRSVAGEPASLKYQLQSDSATVAEKSRSYVGENSRADESKVLTVSSSRSDRNEARVSSSAHEKRRGALEKSSSRLTSTVKPLMELLPSEAVLDIKPEMDDDLIGEDSVETGANHGRARSAASRPSIEIYRPGQSKFTEGSSHTRQQDNSSSRTSRTGSSKQEESRKRKAPVASSVVRVSRETDEDSDDAEEEDDTSYVGRGLSSRVSLPSKPERKPTLPPAKQANRNLILKAISEAQDSITKTTAYPTIPQRQTVPVAPRTRLASTEEMTAAIQLVQEHLHSLAPRVQGSASTDLPPSRVPAPTRSLASRLQLENRDLREQNAYGVEVMGNSETKPFDTRSFIVSRPQLEETPVRSQQHVQSAIPRTVQSSKERGDSPKFIVTLDGVPSPLGNVDMEMELDDVRPPVKVTEATSLVHREPKVSILHRLQGVVTSSEDDVIEAEMAEDDDVPVKKQKVLERCKFWPVCKSGDECPYHHPTTQCNTFPNCKYGEKCIFVHPNCKYDARCTRPDCPFTHVSRRSAVTPAPRPTVPQVQTASVCRFFPECKKMDCPFFHPRPCRFAWQCKRAGCTFYHPTTAVPPRHALKWTKTQIS